The Puntigrus tetrazona isolate hp1 chromosome 13, ASM1883169v1, whole genome shotgun sequence genome contains the following window.
GACTGAAGTTGGTTGTGTTTTTCCTCAGAAGTTGGGGAGACCGAGggcaaatgtgtatttttttttaatttattttttattttttacgttttttcgGGAACTCGCGAACTACTCCAAATTTAGTTTAAGAAGCATTTACATGTGCCGGAGTCGACGGTATATTTGTGATAGTAAATGTTTATTCGTGTTTTTAGGTTAAAATACCATTATTTGTCACGTCGTTAAAAGCAGTTCTAGACCCATCTGCCTTTTTTTGTAcgtaaaacacaaaagattaacatcagtcaccattcactttcgttgcttttttttttttttttttttttttttgaaagcaaataACTGAAACTCATTCTGGGTGACTAACATCTCCATTTGTGTTTTAAGCAAGATTCACTTCTTTTGTAAGGGTAATAGTCTTAATTACACCTACATATTTCATGTGcaggattgttttttttcccacaattcATTATTCCGAGAACTGTAGTTTTAttgtcagtgtttgtgttttgtattgtaAGCTTTGTCATGGAGCATCTAACCCGTCGATCAAAAGTGTGAAGGGGTTTTATGCAACAGTATAGCttatttaatatcttaaataaaaaataaaacggtaTTAATCTCTGTACATGCCAGTCATATTGCTGACCGCTTGTCTCTTAATGCCAGTGTTTGGGTCAGTTCATTGTTTGGTATTTATACTGGAGGTCGTATAAGCACTTAATTGCAAATGTTTATAGCAAGATGTCAATGAAGTTTGCTATAACGAATTTACACTGCAAATGTGGCACAGAAGTGCTTCTGAAGCGGCTTTTAGGTGTCTTTATACAGGCTGTTTTATGCTTCTCGGAAATACAGTATTGGCATATACTTTGATACACATTTTAGACAGGCTTTTAAGCTGCATTACATCTGAACACAGAATTTTAAGCCGGCACAGAGCAGCCTTAAATCAGCTGTTTATAGATGCCTATAGATTGTAAGGACCTTTAGGTGATTATGTTGTGAATGTTTGAAAATGGTAATTTTCTTCAGTCTGAGAAATCAGAATTTCAACCGAGCAGTCATTAAGGCTGATATGATTCAAAACGGCACTAGTAAAACACAGTAATAAGCTAGATAGAAATATGTTTTCCAAATAAGGCcataagtataaatataaataatggcatgaataaaacaaagaataattatgttttatataatgcacAATGTAAAGtgcacaaaatgcattaataaacagcattcatttgtaCCTACATATAGCATTTGcaagaattttttatttttatttatttatttatttttcagtcacTGACATTTTTCAGctccttttaataaaaaaatgaattgaactATGCTCATCTTAATGCAATTCCAGggattttctttgttttgcacaCTGCTACGTgctaatttgttaatattagtctTATTAGCGTCACAGATGAATGTTAAACACCACGATCTGCTCACGGCGGTGTAAATAACAAGCAACTGGCTCCTGCCGTTAAAGACGGTTGCCAGACTTCACCCGTTATCAGTCGTTTGCTATTCTGCTTGATGTTCAGCATGTTTGACTCTTTAATGTAGCGGCTCTGGAGCTTACATTCAGTCATGTCAGATGTTGACAATGTTGCATGTGATTTCAAGTCTTCATCTGGGAAATAGCTCTGTAGGGCTCCATTTGGAATATCTTTATAACCATATTTCATTTAGAGCTCTTAAGTAATAGATTTGGTAGTAACCGTGTGATACTAAAACATGAAGCAGATATTTATGCAATTTGTtgctaatttttaaaaatctatttctaTGCTTTTGGTTGTGTCCCAAAAGATACAGTTCTCAAATCTTTCATCAGTGTTTTAACCTGTTTTCATGCGtgacatttattgcattttgaatttttgtttaaaatgcttcCATCCATTTACTGTCAGCTTTAATGATATAATCAGTGAAGATGCATCTGTAACACCTGTTATCTGATTTGTTATGTTGCTTTCCTCACTGAGGTGGAATTGAGCAAGTATGTCATCAGCCCAGATATACCGGTCCAGTGActgctcttttattttttttttaaccttgtgTTAACAGTCATTTCTGTCATCAGAGCACTATTAATAGTGTCTGCGGTACCTGTATAGAAAACTATGTAGAAGATGCTATTAGATTAATCATAATCCATTAAAGACGGAAGAGCTGCgatactgtacttttttttttttcaacaaaatagGAAGTATGTGCTTTTATATCTCTCTtccaaatgacatttataatgaaatgaatTGAAACCAATTGATACCACCAACTCCAACCACTTTTTTTggcttttcttaaaatatttacatttctttatgttACCTGGAGGAcattaattttaagattttattattattattaatattatttagctttattctgttttttttttactttcatgtaCATTTAGACGCCAAGCTGCATTtcgtttatgaaaatgtttcaaaataatttattgttagcCGTCTTAAAGCTCCTTTGAAGAATGATCGCAAAAATATAATGGccaaaaaactgattaaaatcacGATGTTTGCAATGTTTCTTAATTTCACATCGACGGCATAATACATGGAAAATATTCAGTATCTCACTGAGGCGTAATTATAGTCCAATTAAAGAATATTTCTGTTATCTGGTGGATGAGTACGCCTTATCTGCATCGCTACATCTGGAAGTACATCTTACTCGCGACCTCTTGGACTCTGCTCATCCCTACATAAAACATAATCCACTTCATTCACTGCACGCTGGATTGGAGAAAGCCAAACAGTGATTAGTCCTCCCCCACCTACCCATGCTTTGTTGGCTTGGATTTAATGCAGGAGCTCATGTTCGAGTTGATTTGTATGTGTCGCTAAATGTCGCATGAGGGGTCTTAGAGTGATGAAATCTTGATTGGGTGAGAATAacatctttctctctgtctcagtaCGTTCCTGTACCTGAAGTTTCTGGTGGTCTGGGCTCTGGTGCTGCTGGCAGACTTTGTGCTGGAGTTCCGCTTCGAGTACCTCTGGCCTTTCTGGCTCTTCATTCGCAGTGTTTACGACTCCTTCAGATACCAGGGcctggtgagtgtgtgtgtgtgagagtgagagtgtgtgtgagtgagagagtgtgtgtgtgagagtgagagtgtgtgtgtgagagagtgtgtgtgtgagagagtgtgtgtgtgagagagtgtgtgtgtgagagagtgtgtgtgtgagagagtgtgtgtgtgtgtgtgtgtgtgagagagtgtgtgtgtgtgtttgtgtgagagagtgtttgtgtgagagagtgtgtgtgtgagagagtgtgtgtgtgagagtgtgtgtgtgagagtgtgtgtgtatgtgtttgtgtgagagagtgtgtgtgtgtgtttgtgtgagagagtgtgtgtgtgtgtgtgtgagagagtgtgtgtgtgtttgtgtgtgtgtgagagagagtgtgtgtgtgtgtgtgtgtgtgtgtgtgtgtgtgtgtgtgtgtgtgtgtgtgtgtgagagtgtgtgtgtgtgtgagagagagagagagataattcaaataatggtactaaataattaaaaaaatcgatGTCATcccaaaacaaaatcaaatgtttatttgagcTTCGGTCTTCCGTACAAGAAAAGTGTGTGGTGATTTGTACTGTTTATAAGCCccaaagcagacaaaaaaaacagtcagaATTTTCTTAAAACCAGATGCTACATATATTTTAATCGCATTACCTATTtgcattgtgtatatattatatgttgtaaatgcaaacataatGTCTGATGGGAGCTTATCTTTgtcatcataggaataaatacaatttttaaatatataaaaccgTTATTTTGATTTGTAACAATAGGCTATTTCACAATACCAAGAATATttgctatatttaaaatttcgaataaatgcagctttggcaAGAATAAGAGGCTTCTTACAAAAGCATTATAATGTCTTCGCTCTTATATTGTATGATGAATTTATACATCTGTTTATGGGTTGATGTTACCAATAATCCTGTGACATAAACTGCAGTTTATACTCTTATCTAGTCTTATCTGAGATTAAGAGATTTCGTCATGGTCAGAAGGTCAGTCGTCAGTATTGAAGTATTATTTGCAATACATACGAACCCACCACTTTATAACGCTTGTTATTATTCCTATTATAATTCTTAAATAATCACGACAATGGCTTGATGTTTCATAAGTGCTGTTTAGGCTTGTTTTACGACGTAGGATGCTGAAGTTACATTTTACCGAGGAGCGTGAAGCGACAGTCGTGCCAGTTGCACGTGTGATGATCtgatgtgtctctctgtgtgttgcaggctttctcagtgttttttgtgtgtgtggcattCACATCAGATATTATATGTCTGCTGTTCATCCCAGTGCAGTGGCTGTTCTTTGCAGCCAGCACATATGTGTGGGTGCAGTACGTCTGGCACACAGGTAAGAGCCGCACATTGTTCGTAGTGCATCACGCGTTCACCGTCACTGATGTAGCTTTCTTTAACTGTTACTGAAGTCTAACCTCAAGCCTACAGCTAAATGGTCAGCATATTGTGAACATTCGTGACATGAAGCTTTGGCACTTCCAGCGTAGGTGACCTCAAACTCACATGTTTGTCGGTCACAGCGTCTGTCTGGTTTGGTGTAGACGCACCATCTCTGGTTTTCTCGAATTCTCCGTATAGACGacggtttaaaaatatattttacaaattctCGTGCTGCTGTGAGCTTTTGTTGTCATGACTCGCTTTATTCACTCTTTATAACATGCACGCACACTGACTGTGACCTTGCAGCTGTAAGCTTGGTTATTTCTGCCGGTGTGACCGAGCAGCTCTGGATCTTGATGTCAGCAATAGGATTTGCTTCAAATGACTCACTCACTTTATTTAGCGCCGATGCTTGATTCGCATTCACCCACTTTGCTCGGATCGTTGTGGCTTTGTTTAGGTTGATCGTTACTCTTGTCAGATGAAATGTTTTAAGCGTTGACCGTTCTCTTCTCTCCTATTTCTCCACAGAAAGAGGGGTCTGCCTCCCCACTGTGTCGCTATGGATACTTTTTGTTTATATCGAGGCAGCTATCAGATTTAAAGATTTGAAACACTTCCACGTGGACTTGTGTCGTCCGTTTGCAGCGCACTggtatgtcattttttttcaacaatccTTGCCTGCATTGGTGAGTCAAAGACTGGCACTGATTTTCAGCTTGATCTGTCTGCTTTCCTCTAAATCATTTCTGAGAGCGTTAGTCATTCCTTCAGTACTGTAAGTGACGGTGAGTGATATGTGACCTGCTTCAGTACTGCTGTGAGCAGATCGTCTAGGAGCTGAGATTACATCCGTAATTGTCCAGGGACTATGTGTTTGTTATGATCGGAACAGGTGATGCACCGAAATCTAAAATATTAGTTGGCGCTTCTCTCATGGTGCATTTTTCAGTGCCAGTGTGTATTTTGTACACGCATTGGGGATAAACTAAAACAGGTAAACACTAAAATACGAAAAGCAATGGAAAATTGTGTAAAACATGCACGATTTCAATGAGAGTTATCACCTTTGAACATGACACGCTAAAGAGCATACATACAAGAGCATTAAATGATAGTTTTCGCTTGATGTCACACTCGTATAGGAATGCTCACCTTGGCGGGCAAAACGAAGCTCATCTCCACTGACCGCCAGTTATTTTTACGCTATTTGCATTTAGTAATGTAGTACAACGCAGatattaaaaagtgaaattcaGTAAACGCATTATTAATGGCAAGCAGATGAAGCCAGAATATACACGCAACATGCAAAATTTGAGGTTAAGTGACTTCCCGTAGAAAACCATTGTAAGGAAAACACTGAACCATTAAGAGGATTTCGTTCATATTCTGGCATTTCCCCCCCATGCAAGCTATGCGTCATTAATACAGAGATTACCGaattagatatatttaaaacagtaatattaaggcactttaagtgtttcataaaacactttgttttatgtttaaatatttgtggcTGTGAAACAAATGATAAATTGACACGCTTGTGCTGCAGTTCTATGGATGTTTTGCCCTACAGGTCTTCAAACTGGTCGTGTGACCAAAAACTGGATTACACAAATACAGTTTCCAAAAACTTGAGTTTTGGGTCTAAAtgatattattttgattaaaacttAATTTCGGAGCAATCTGTAATTTGCAGAAAACATTGGCTCTGGTTTTTcccataaaaatgtttaacaggTTACTCAAGCATGAAGTTACAATATTTACTTgtgtcttaaaggaatagttcacccacaaatgaaaattaccccatattatACTTACCCCAAAGTCACTCTAGATGTGTAAGActtttcagacgaacacagaaATTATTCAGAAGCTTTGTAAAACGGATACAGTTTCAAAATTAGAATGTAAGGATGCTCAGTCAGtcagttttttacattttataattttagaaatatttttgttacaaaaacacattgatctgcttcagaggcatataggttagttttacgttgCAGTATTTGTGGCCAGGATAAATtctgactgtgttcatctgaaagaaggaaggaaggccccggggtgagtaaaatatggggtagttttagtttttggttaaactatttcttttaaGTGTTGCTTTTCCCCCTCAACAGTGCCAATCATACGATGTCCTGTTTCTTTTGTGTCCACAGTATCGGGTACCCGGTGGTGACGCTGGGCTTTGGTTTTAAGAGTTACGTAAGTTATAAAATGCGTCTACGGAAACAGAAGGAAGTACAGAAAGAGAACGAATTTTACATGCAGCTGCTGCAGCAGGCGCTACCTCCAGAACAACAGCTCATACAGAGACAAGAGAGAGAAGCTGAGGAGGGTAAGGGCTTTGCACTCAACTCAAACATATTTCTACACAGCTGACCACAGCTGTCGAGCTCTGTGAAGCAGGGAAACACAACCTACATTTAAGTCTGTTCAGTATGACTTGGAACATAGTGCACGAGTTAGATGGACTGCttcaaatgcatattaaagtGTCCTTTTTGGGGCATGACCGCTTTGAACTTGACGTTGTATATGCGGAGCTGCCTGAAGATGCTTCAGAAATTGTTCAAAGCCGTTTTGACGTGAGGCTGagcaaatattttctgttttgtatcAGCTATTCTTTTTaagtctctctttttctttcataagCAGcagccgcagcagcagcagcagcatctaAAGGCATTCACGATGTAGACTCTCCAGCTGTGGCACAGAACGGCTCGGCGGGCGGTAAAAAACCCTCATCCAACACATTACCAGAGTTGGAATATCGAGAAAAAGAACGAGGCAAGAACGAGtccaaaaaacaacacaaccaCAACCAGAACCATCACAGCAGCACCAGCAGCAGCATCTTACCGTCGGTGGACAGTAAAGCTCAGGAGATGGAGTACATGGAAAACCACGTGAACAGTAAGAGACTGAGCAGCTCAGACCTGCTGGGCAGCACTGAGAACCTGCTGAAAGAGGAAcactcttcatcctcctcctcctcttcctcctccaactccaacaaaaattacaaaaatgccagcggaggaggaggagggggagggAGCTCCTCGCCCCGGGGGCACGGAACGGCCAACGGCAGCGTGCCGTCTTCCTCCGGGCCTTCGTCGTCCACTTCTTCCTCGGGTAAGGGGGACAGGAAACAGAAGTGTGGAGGAGGGAAGAACTCAGCATCAAACAGAGACCCTGTGGAAAACTGCATTCCCAACAATCAGCTGAGCAAACCCGAAGCGCTCATCAGGTTAGACTCGCATGCATCATCTGTCTTAAAAACTAGCTTCATGGAAAAACGGCAGGTGTAATGTTCATGAGGGAGTGCAAAAAACACTacacaaaaaaactgttatacactcaaaagaaaacattaagaaaCAGAATTGGACTTGGACCAAAAGTGAACAGAGTGAAAAagaaactgactttttttttttttttttaaactgttgtcCATTTGCTgttgtaatattaatgtttgatAGTCAATTGAAATCCATACTTTCTCATTGGGTTCAACTTGCTCATGTTAAAGGTgctctgtatatatttttgactctactaaagcataaaaagtcCATAATGTTTAAGAAACGTGCTAAGTTAAccttatctgaaaaacaatgctacagtcagTTATTCTTTTTTACCCAGTTATATTGTGGCTccctgggttgccagttggcagAAAGCTTCATAATTTCATATCTTTCTCTGTCATGTGCGCTCTGTTCTGTTGGCGTgatcaatctggcaacctgagTGTGCCTCAAGTATGAGGAGGGTCTCGGTAAAAAAATATGccaatatttagaattttcacCACAAAGTTCAACTGTTAGGTGTCAAATCTACATACAGCTCCTTTTAATTTGCTGCACTGATCAGCAGAAAGCCGTTTAGTTTGTAATTGGCTATGCCCACATAATCCGGACATATTATCTGTGTTGTCATCACTATGAGGCACTTTCCCACAATCACAACTTCTCCCTctgtggcctcatgggatagtaaaAAGTCTATTGAATGCACATTTTGAAACCTTGATGGAAATACTAgcttacttttttcaaaaactgcatatttagcCTTGCTTTTCTTTTGGTATAATGATATATATCATTCAGATACGGGGTTAGTTCTATACATTAAAGACctatacattaaattatattatttaaacatggcGGTACTCAAAGCATTAGGTTTCTACTTAGACGGCATTTTTGTGCAGCATTGGTGTTTATATCATGCCTTAAGCAATTTTGGACGCCCAGAAATGCTGTGTAGTTGGGTACTCTTTAGGTTCCAGGAAGGGCAGTTCCCTGATTCACGTTGATCATGACTCATTATGACCTGAAGTAAATGTTTGCACGTTTTAGGCTGGAGCAGGATGTTAAGAAGCTGAAGGCAGACCTGCAGGCCAGCAGACAGACCGAACAGGATCTGCGCAGTCAGCTGGGCTCTCTAGGCAGCTCCGAACGCAGCATACGCTCTGAGCTCGGACAGCTGCGGCAGGAGAACGAACTGCTGCAAAACAAGTGAGACATCCCACCTTCGGTTCGCAGAGCAGGCGGGGGCGCTATACTCGTGTTAACGCAAACTCTTGTTGGTGTGTTCAGACTTCATAACGCCGTGCAAGCGAAGCAGAAGGACAAGCAGACAGTGGGGCAGCTGGAGAAGCGTCTGAAGGCGGAACAGGAGGCTCGTGCTGCGGCAGAAAAACTGTTAGCAGAGGAAAAGAAACGCAAGAAACTGGAGGAAGCCACGGCGGCCCGAGCGGTTGCTCTCGCCGCGGCAACCAGGTGCTCTTGACATCCATCATGTTGTGCATTCCATTCTCATTTatggcatgaaaaaaaaaaaaaaaaaacttggcgacactttattttaaggtgtcataatacagagtaatgaCCTAATCATGTACTTACTAGTAGCAATTGTACTTGCGCTTATCGTGTAACCAAGTTATAGAATAGCTTTTagttacagtttgtaattatgtagatgtaacaggcagctgCTGTTACACATGTGTCTGTTACGCAGCTACTTATACTCGagtacaatattaaaaaatattataattacgttgtataaagtctgcaacacGTATGTGACAATCTTTTGGTTTCACAAGTAGATGTTTAAGAGAAGCAGCccattacatctacataattacaaactgtaagtacTGTTACGTAACTTAGTTACATggcaatacattttgttttacgcaagtacaatggctactactaagtacttactaggtattattatttattattatttttttaattcttgcaCATGAACTAATGCGTGTCATTTGTGTGTCAGAGGTGAATGCACAGAGTCTCTGAGGAGGAGGATTTCTGAGCTGGAGTCAGAGTGTAAAAAACTTACGCTTGACATCAAGGTGAAAGAAGATCAAATCAGAGAGCTGGAACTCAAAGTTCAAGTGAGGAGACGTTCATATGCCGTACTGGCTCTGAATCTCTTTCAGAATCTTCTGATTCTTCTGTAAATGGagaaaaagtctaaaaatagaCTGCTCCTTCTGTCACGTATTTCTAGGAGCTACATAAATATAAGGAAAATGAGAAGGACACAGAGGTTCTGATGTCAGCGCTGTCAGCGATGCAGGATAAAACCCAGCACCTGGAAAACAGCCTTAGCGCTGAGACCCGAATCAAGCTGGACCTCTTCTCTGCCCTCGGAGATGCTAAGAGACAGCTGGAGATTGCACAAGGTCTTCCATCACTCTCTTTTATCCAGATTACCCACACTTATTAAGTATACGAAACGCAAattgtaatgtatttgtatttattatatgatgGAAAATAGCtttgaattcattcattttaaaatatattaaaatatgggtatgttttttgttttttttaaggtcaaATTCTGCAGAAGGACCAGGAGATTAAAGATCTGAAGCAGAAGATAGCAGAGGTCATGGCTGTCATGCCCAGTGTGGTGTATTCGGCAGACACGGGCAGCATGACCCCAGTCACGCCCCATTACTCCTCCAAGTTCATGGACACCAGTCCATCAGGACTGGACCCCAACGCATCGGTTTACCAGCCCCTGAAAAAATGAATGCTTGTTTCCCACCACAACCGACCTGCACTCATTCTTgcatacactctcacacacacacacatacacacacacacacacacacacatacacagtcttctctggttgttttttttccttcatagGCCCAGATTCAGATTCATCTTTGGCATGTCTGTGGCTCagattgcttttttgttttcattttttttttttttttcttctattacTACAGCTTCTTGCCTGGTCAGAAGGATGTTGTATTGTGTGACTGTATTTGttgtagtaaaaaaacaaaagacaaaaaaagaggacTTTTAAGGGACGTCACACGTTGAGTAGGAAACTGCTGTTTCTTTTCTCTTGTAAATGTCTAGAAACCTCACAGAAGTTGGTGAGTATTTTCCCTCAGTCCATTCAGAGACCACTCGCATCCATTTTTGTTCCTCATCTT
Protein-coding sequences here:
- the maco1b gene encoding macoilin-2 isoform X1, whose amino-acid sequence is MKRRNADCSKLRRPLKRNRITEGIYGSTFLYLKFLVVWALVLLADFVLEFRFEYLWPFWLFIRSVYDSFRYQGLAFSVFFVCVAFTSDIICLLFIPVQWLFFAASTYVWVQYVWHTERGVCLPTVSLWILFVYIEAAIRFKDLKHFHVDLCRPFAAHCIGYPVVTLGFGFKSYVSYKMRLRKQKEVQKENEFYMQLLQQALPPEQQLIQRQEREAEEAAAAAAAASKGIHDVDSPAVAQNGSAGGKKPSSNTLPELEYREKERGKNESKKQHNHNQNHHSSTSSSILPSVDSKAQEMEYMENHVNSKRLSSSDLLGSTENLLKEEHSSSSSSSSSSNSNKNYKNASGGGGGGGSSSPRGHGTANGSVPSSSGPSSSTSSSGKGDRKQKCGGGKNSASNRDPVENCIPNNQLSKPEALIRLEQDVKKLKADLQASRQTEQDLRSQLGSLGSSERSIRSELGQLRQENELLQNKLHNAVQAKQKDKQTVGQLEKRLKAEQEARAAAEKLLAEEKKRKKLEEATAARAVALAAATRGECTESLRRRISELESECKKLTLDIKVKEDQIRELELKVQELHKYKENEKDTEVLMSALSAMQDKTQHLENSLSAETRIKLDLFSALGDAKRQLEIAQGQILQKDQEIKDLKQKIAEVMAVMPSVVYSADTGSMTPVTPHYSSKFMDTSPSGLDPNASVYQPLKK
- the maco1b gene encoding macoilin-2 isoform X2, whose product is MKRRNADCSKLRRPLKRNRITEGIYGSTFLYLKFLVVWALVLLADFVLEFRFEYLWPFWLFIRSVYDSFRYQGLAFSVFFVCVAFTSDIICLLFIPVQWLFFAASTYVWVQYVWHTERGVCLPTVSLWILFVYIEAAIRFKDLKHFHVDLCRPFAAHCIGYPVVTLGFGFKSYVSYKMRLRKQKEVQKENEFYMQLLQQALPPEQQLIQRQEREAEEAAAASKGIHDVDSPAVAQNGSAGGKKPSSNTLPELEYREKERGKNESKKQHNHNQNHHSSTSSSILPSVDSKAQEMEYMENHVNSKRLSSSDLLGSTENLLKEEHSSSSSSSSSSNSNKNYKNASGGGGGGGSSSPRGHGTANGSVPSSSGPSSSTSSSGKGDRKQKCGGGKNSASNRDPVENCIPNNQLSKPEALIRLEQDVKKLKADLQASRQTEQDLRSQLGSLGSSERSIRSELGQLRQENELLQNKLHNAVQAKQKDKQTVGQLEKRLKAEQEARAAAEKLLAEEKKRKKLEEATAARAVALAAATRGECTESLRRRISELESECKKLTLDIKVKEDQIRELELKVQELHKYKENEKDTEVLMSALSAMQDKTQHLENSLSAETRIKLDLFSALGDAKRQLEIAQGQILQKDQEIKDLKQKIAEVMAVMPSVVYSADTGSMTPVTPHYSSKFMDTSPSGLDPNASVYQPLKK